Part of the Moorena sp. SIOASIH genome, GTTAATAATGATGAACAGAACATATTGTTTTGATGCCCTAATAATACGTTTTATTTTGTAAGGAAAGATAATTATAGTAAAAATGTGCATGTTTGTGTAAAATTTTGCTGAAAGATTCAACAGTTTCAAGATTCAACTTCAAGATTCAACTTCAAGATTCAACATTGGTGTAACTATGTATAGTACTATTTATAGTAATCTCAGACGTGAGCTAGGAATCCATAATGTCCTCCTGATGTATGTGGGCAATCTGGAGAGTTATCAGGGGATTGACCTACTTCTAGACAGCTTCGCGTTGACCCTTGAGCAGACTGATCAGGCTGAGTTAGTCATTATCGGTGGAGAAGCGGACGACATTCGGAAATACACGAATAAGGCTCACTGTCTTGGGATGCAACAACATGTCCATTTTTTAGGACCGAAACCAGTTGATCATCTGGCTATCTATCTGGAGCAGGCTGATATTTTAGTCTCTCCGAGAACTAAGGGTAAAAATACCCCGATGAAACTCTACTCCTATCTCGATAGTGGCAAAGTCTTGTTAGCCACAGATTTACCAACCCATACCCAGTTGCTAGACAATCACGTTGCTCTGCTGAGAAGCCCAGATGCCAAAGCTTTCGCAGAGGGAATGCTTGATCTGATCACTGATGAAAAGCTACGACTAAGGCTGGGCAGTGCTGGCAAGAAATTGATTGAGAAAAGGCATACTTATGCGGCTTTTCGGGAAAAATTAAACAGTCTTTATGATTGGCTACATCACGAGTTAGTAGAGCATATAGCGTAACCAGACAACTGATGAGAAGGAACCTAGTAGAGTTAGCCAGAAACTCTTACGACCTAGTAGTGATCGGTGGTGGGATCTATGGAGCTTGCGTAGCTTGGGAAGCAACCCTCAGGGGATTGTCAGTGGCCTTGGTGGAAAAAGCTGATTTCGGTGGGGCTACCTCTGCTAACAGTTTGAAGACCATCCACGGGGGATTACGGTATCTGCAGCATGCTGACCTTAAACGGATGCGTGAATCCATTCATGAACGCACCAGTTTAATGCGGATAGCGCCTCACTTAGTTCATCCATTACCAGTGTTGATTCCCACCTACGGCCATGGGATGAAGGGAAAAGAAGTGCTATCTGTGGCACTTGCTATCAATGACCTAATCAGTTGCGATCGCAATCGCCAACTCGATCCCCAAAAACACATATCCAATGGTCGGGTAATCTCTAAGCAGGAGTGTCAGCAGCTCCTTCCAGGAATTCCTCACCAGGGGCTAACTGGAGCAGCAGTCTTTTATGATGCTCAGGTCTACAACTCTGAACGGTTGACCCTCTCTTTTCTACGTTCAGCTCAGCAAGCTGGGGCAGTGGTGGCTAACTACGTAGAAGTGACTGGATTTCTTCAAGCTGGAAATCGGGTCACAGGTATTCAGGGGCAAGATGTGTTAAGTGGGAATCAATTCGACATCCGCGCCAAGACTGTGGTCAACACCAGCGGACCATGGACAAATCGGGTATTGAGTTTACTGAAACAACCCCAGCAGCAACCCCAGCAGCAACCCCAGCAGCAACCCCAGCAGCAACCCCAGCAGCAACCCCAGCAGCAAACCAGAGTTCCCCTGGCCAAAGCCATGAACCTGGTGATTCGCCGTCCCCTCTGCCAAACCTATGCTGTGGGTATTTCCACTCAGAACCACTATCGTGACTCCGATGCCATAGTTAACAAGGGGTCTCGCTTACTATTTATTGCGCCCTGGCGTGGTAAATCCCTGGTAGGAACATCCTATGCTGTTTGGGATCAAGACCCGGATAACCTCAATATTACTGAACAGGATATTCAACAGCTACTCGATGACATCAACCAAGCATGGCCATCGGTTAAACTCAACCAAGCAGATGTAGCTTTCGTCCATGGTGGCTTGCTTCCTAGAACTGGCATTACTGAGACCGGAGAGCCACAACTGGCTAAACACTATCAACTCTTCGATCATGCCAAAGAAGAATTGCCAGGATTGATCTCAGTGGTTGGGGTGAAATATACCACTGCCAGAGATGTGGCTGAGAAAGTCGTTGACCAGGTATTTCGGTCATGGGGCCAAAAGCCTCCCAACTCCCTGTCATCAGTTACACCAATTTACGGTGGACATATCGAACAATTTGAAGTGTTTTTGCAGACGGAAATCCTTAAGCAACCCTATGGACTGGGGCAGGAGGTAATGCGCCGCCTCGTGTATAACTACGGTAGTGCCTATCAAGATGTACTGCTATATTTGGAGCGAGGATCAGATCACTCCTGTACACCTACTGATGATTTAGCTGTATTCAAAGCTGAAGTCTTGTATGGGGTTGTTGAGGAAATGGCTCAAACATTAGGTGATGTGGTGTTCCGGCGGACAGAACTGGGTAGTGCTGGTCATCCCGGAAACGAGGCGCTCAGAACCTGTGCTGAGGTGATGGGGGCAGAATTAGGATGGAGTCAGTCACAAATAGAGCTAGAGTTAGACAAGGTTAATCACATTTTTAATGTTGGAGGTGTATTAAGTCAGGACAAAAGTATTGGAATTGAAACCCTTAACGGTCCGGTGAGTTTATCCCAGAAGATCCGTTGAGGTTTTGGTGCAAGATTTTAGCTGAATCCGCTTGAAACAGCAGCAGTTTATGGAAATCAGGGAAGTTCTAACAGAAATCCATGGTAGCTACCGCTCAAAAGCATCAATTAATCCTGATTGATGGTCACGTTCACCTTCATGACTGTTTTGATATCGATCAACTGCTGACCTCAGCTTGGGAAAATTTCCAGCGAT contains:
- a CDS encoding glycosyltransferase family 4 protein, whose amino-acid sequence is MYSTIYSNLRRELGIHNVLLMYVGNLESYQGIDLLLDSFALTLEQTDQAELVIIGGEADDIRKYTNKAHCLGMQQHVHFLGPKPVDHLAIYLEQADILVSPRTKGKNTPMKLYSYLDSGKVLLATDLPTHTQLLDNHVALLRSPDAKAFAEGMLDLITDEKLRLRLGSAGKKLIEKRHTYAAFREKLNSLYDWLHHELVEHIA
- a CDS encoding glycerol-3-phosphate dehydrogenase/oxidase, encoding MRRNLVELARNSYDLVVIGGGIYGACVAWEATLRGLSVALVEKADFGGATSANSLKTIHGGLRYLQHADLKRMRESIHERTSLMRIAPHLVHPLPVLIPTYGHGMKGKEVLSVALAINDLISCDRNRQLDPQKHISNGRVISKQECQQLLPGIPHQGLTGAAVFYDAQVYNSERLTLSFLRSAQQAGAVVANYVEVTGFLQAGNRVTGIQGQDVLSGNQFDIRAKTVVNTSGPWTNRVLSLLKQPQQQPQQQPQQQPQQQPQQQPQQQTRVPLAKAMNLVIRRPLCQTYAVGISTQNHYRDSDAIVNKGSRLLFIAPWRGKSLVGTSYAVWDQDPDNLNITEQDIQQLLDDINQAWPSVKLNQADVAFVHGGLLPRTGITETGEPQLAKHYQLFDHAKEELPGLISVVGVKYTTARDVAEKVVDQVFRSWGQKPPNSLSSVTPIYGGHIEQFEVFLQTEILKQPYGLGQEVMRRLVYNYGSAYQDVLLYLERGSDHSCTPTDDLAVFKAEVLYGVVEEMAQTLGDVVFRRTELGSAGHPGNEALRTCAEVMGAELGWSQSQIELELDKVNHIFNVGGVLSQDKSIGIETLNGPVSLSQKIR